In Sphingobacterium sp. R2, the genomic stretch TCCGAACAACCTTGTTTTTCTCTAATTTGACCTCTTCAATTTTATTTTCAATGTCGATAATAGATTGTGGTACATGGATATTGTTCAAATGCACACGAGAGCCAGCTTCATCCAATGCATCAATCGCTTTGTCCGGTAGGAAACGATCTGTTATATAGCGTGTTGTCAACGATACACAAGCTTCAATCGCTTCTGGAGTATAAGTCACATTGTGGTGATCTTCATATTTCTCTTTGATACGATTTAAAATCTCAACAGTTTCATCATGTGTAGCTGGTTCAATCGTCACACGTTGGAAACGACGGTCCAAAGCGCCATCTTTTTCAATGTATTGACGGTATTCGTCTAATGTTGTCGCACCGATACACTGAATTTCGCCTCTTGCCAAAGCCGGTTTGAACATGTTGGAAGCATCTAACGATCCTGAAGCTCCACCTGCACCTACTATGGTGTGAATCTCGTCGATAAATAAAATGACATCCGGTGATTTTTCCAGTTCGTTCATGACTGCTTTCATACGCTCCTCAAATTGACCACGATATTTGGTGCCAGCAACCAAGGATGCAAGATCCAATGTGACGACACGCTTATTGAATAATACACGTGATACCTTTCGTTGAACGATCCGAAGCGCAAGACCTTCGGCAATCGCCGATTTACCTACTCCGGGTTCACCGATCAATAGGGGATTATTCTTCTTGCGTCGCGATAAAATTTGAGAAACGCGCTCAATTTCTTTCTCGCGACCTACAATTGGATCTAGTTTACCTTCTTCTGCAGCTTTAGTCAAGTCGCGGCCAAAGTTGTCCAAAACTGGAGTTTTAGATTTGATATCCGAAACCTTTTTCGGTTGAATATACTGATCATCTTCAGCGAAATCATCATCGCCTGTAGGTGAGCCCGGTGCCTCATCCTTAATAGTAGTTCTATTTTGCTCCACCTCAGATTTGAAGATGTCGTAAGTCACATTGTATTGTTGTAAAATCTGAGAAGCGATATTATCTTCATCTCGTAAGATAGCCAATAATAGGTGCTCCGTTCCGATGATATCCGATTTGAATATTTTAGCTTCCAAATAAGTAATCTTCAAAACTTTTTCAGCCTGTTTTGTTAATGGCATGTTGCCAATAGGAGCGCGTGAAACTGATGCTCCCTTCACTGCGTCCTCCACAGATTGACGTAGTGCTGTCGTGTCAATGCCTATGTTTTTAAGGATTTTTATCGCCATTCCATCGCCTTCACGAATTAAACCGAGCAATAAATGCTCCGTTCCTATATAATCGTGACGCAATCTCAAAGCTTCCTCTCTACTGTACGATATGACATCCTTTACGCGCGGTGAAAATTTTGCTTCCATTGAATACCTTTCTGTTTTATATTAAGGATATATAAATGTAGTAAATTCTGCATTTTAACCTTAAAATTATTTTAAATAATGTCATCAACAATTAAGCCATGACCTTGATACGTCCAAAATGTCAGTATAAAAGATTACATTTGTATGTTAATATAACAAGAGTTTTCGAATTTTTTTAAATTTTATGTCAGACGAGAAGATCATTTTTTCGATGGCGGGTGTCAACAAAATCTATCCGCCTCAAAAACAAGTGCTAAAAAATATCTATTTATCTTTTTTCTATGGTGCCAAGATTGGCGTGATTGGTTTGAACGGATCAGGTAAATCTTCCCTATTGAAAATAATTGCTGGATTGGATAAATCTTATCAGGGCGAGGTGGTGTTCTCCCCGGGCTATTCTGTGGGTTATTTGGCACAAGAGCCGCAATTGGATCTGGAAAAAACTGTGCTTGAAGTGGTACAGGAAGGTGTTGCTGAAATTACGGCAATATTGCAAGAATATGAAGATATCAATGAGAAATTTGGCCTACCAGAGGTGTATGAGAATGCGGATGAAATGGACAGGTTATTGACAAGACAAGGAGAACTTCAGGATAAAATTGATGCCACCAACGCTTGGGAAATTGATTCGAAATTGGAAAGAGCTATGGATGCCTTACGTTGCCCTGAACCCGATGCAAAGATTGTCAATTTGTCAGGTGGTGAACGTAGACGTGTAGCATTATGTCGTTTATTGTTGCAGGAACCGGATGTGCTGTTACTGGACGAGCCGACCAACCACTTGGATGCTGAATCAATTGATTGGTTAGAACAACACTTAAAACAATATAAAGGAACTGTTATTGCCGTTACCCACGACCGCTATTTCTTGGACAATGTTGCCGGATGGATACTTGAATTGGATCGTGGCGAAGGAATTCCTTGGAAAGGAAATTATTCTTCTTGGCTAGATCAAAAAGCAAAACGCCTGGCGCAGGAGGAAAAACAAGAAACCAAACGGCAAAAGACGCTCGAACGTGAGCTTGAATGGGTGCGTATGGCACCAAAAGCTCGTCATGCCAAATCAAAAGCTAGATTACATAACTATGAAAAATTAGCATCCGAAGAGACCAAAGAACGTGAAGAAAAATTGGAATTGTTTATTCCTCCAGGACCACGTCTGGGTAACTCGGTCATTGAGGCGACGAATATCTCTAAAGCATATGGTGATCGTATTTTATTTGAAAATTTAAGTTTTATGTTGCCGCCCGCAGGTATCGTTGGGATTATTGGACCAAATGGAGCCGGTAAAACTACCTTGTTCCGCCTCATTACAGGACAGGAAACGCCCGATACGGGTTCTTTCAAGGTGGGAGAAACAGTGAAATTGGGCTATGTGGACCAAATGCACCACGACCTCGACCCTGAAAAATCAGTTTGGGAAAATATTACAGGAGGCAGTGACAATATGATGTTGGGCAACCGCCCCGTGAACTCGAGAGCCTATGTTTCGAAATTTAATTTTAATGGTGCTGATCAGCAGAAGAAAGTAGGTGTGCTTTCTGGTGGGGAAAGGAATCGTGTACATTTGGCGATCACGTTAAAAGAAGGATCCAATGTACTCTTGCTTGATGAGCCAACAAATGATATCGATGTGAATACATTGCGGGCCTTAGAGGAAGGATTGGAGAACTTTGGCGGGTGTGCGGTAGTGATTTCACACGATAGATGGTTCCTGGATCGTATTTGTACTCATATTCTCGCTTTTGAAGGTGATTCACAGGTATATTTCTTTGAGGGTAATTATACCGAGTATGAAGAAAACCGGAAAAAACGTATCGGTGACGTGACACCACACCGCATTAAATACAAAAAACTGGTAAAGTAATATAAAATCATGGAAAGCGGAAGGCTGTTAGCTGCTATAATTGATCATGCAATTGATGGCATTATTACCATAGACAACAGGGGGAATGTAGAAAGCATTAACCCTGCTGCTCTGGAACTGTTTGGTTATCAGTCAGAAGAGGTGATTGGACACAATGTCTCCATGCTGATGCCCGAGCCAGATCGCGGTAATCATGATACCTATATTCATAACTATCAGACTACCGGCCACAAAAAAATCATTGGTATTGGGCGCGAAGTGATGGGGCTTAAAAAGAGTGGCGAAACATTTCCATTCCGATTGGCTGTCAGTGAAGTCTGGTTGAAGGATAAAAATATCTTTACTGGATTTATTCATGACCTAACCCGTGAGAAAGCTGCGGAGGATATGCTTAGACAGCATGCAGTAGAACTTGAGAATAAAGTTAGCGAACGTACGAGTGATCTGATATCTTTAGTTTCCGAACTGGAAAAGGCCAAAGCAGAAGTTTCTAAATCGCTGGAGAAAGAAATTGAACTGAGTCAGCTAAAATCTCGTTTTGTGTCAATGGCTTCGCACGAGTTTCGAACTCCTTTGAGTTCCGTTCAACTGTCGGCTTCTCTGATCGAAAAATATGCCGAAAGACCGGATGATAAGGTTAATATCATTAAACATACGAATAGGATTAAAGGGGCCGTACAATTGCTGACCAGTATTCTGAATGATTTTCTTTCCCTTGAAAAGCTCGAAACTGGTATTGTTGTGGTAAATAAGCAATATATCAATTTGGTCGAATTGGCTGAGGAAATCACCGAGGAAATGCAGTTGATCTGTAAAAAAAATCAGCATATTGTATATCAGCATACCGGAGAAATAGGCCAATTTACCTTAGACTCTAATTTGTTGAAAAATGCTTTGGTCAACCTCATTTCCAATGCGATCAAATATTCAGGAGAGGATACATTAATTGAGTTTACAACTTGTATCGACGAAGAAGGCTGCTTAATATCAGTAAAGGACAACGGTATTGGAATACCCGAAGAGGATCAGGTTCATTTGTTTGAGCCATTTTTTCGAGCACATAACACAGGTAACATCCCCGGAACCGGATTGGGACTGAATATCGTAAAAAGGTATATAGAACTCATGGAAGGTCAGATGGAATTTGAGTCTGAAGTGCATAAGGGAACCTCATTCCGGGTGAGTTTTAGGTAATGCGGAGTTGGTAATAAAACGAGGCATAAACGTTTAAAACATAAAGAAGATAGAATAACTAATTGCAGATGAGAAGTAAAAAGACAATTCTAATTATCGAAGATAATATTGACATCCGGGAGGGCACTACGGAAATATTGGAGTTGACAGGTAGGTATGATGTCATTACGGCCGAAAATGGCCGTATTGGAGTTGACCTGGCGACGAAGCATATTCCTGATTTGATTCTCTGCGACATCATGATGCCCGAGCTGGATGGATATGGGGTGTTATTTATGCTAAGTAAAATTGAAAGTACAGCTAAAATCCCATTCATTTTTCTAACTGCAAAAGCGGAGCGTGCAGATATGCGTAAAGCGATGGAAATGGGGGCAGACGATTATTTGACGAAACCTTTTGATGATGTCGAATTGATGAACGCTATAGATGTGCGCCTCAAAAGACATGAACAGCTCGCGGCAGATATCCCTCAGGAGGGAGATTTTAGTTTGAACGCTGAAGAGCAAGTCCTGTTGCTGCAGGAGCTCATTGTTAATTCACGTGTAAAGACAGTAAAGAAAAAACAATCTATTTATGAAAAAGACGATTCGCCAACATATGTCTATTATGTGAAATCTGGTCAGGTGCGTAGCTTTAAGTCATATAAAGATGGAAGAGAGCTGTCTACAGGTATTTTTATTGCGGGGAATTACTTTGGTTATGCCTCTATCTTGTTGAATGATAATTACGAAGACTATGCTGAAGCGGTTGAACCAAGCGAAATTGTACTGATCCCCAAAGATAGTTTTTTGGAGTTGCTTTGGAAAAAACCAGCAATAGCCAGTAAGTTTATTAAGCTTCTTTCTGTCGATTTACGTGAAAAGGAAGAGCAATTACTCGGGTTTGCTTATCACTCTGTCCGTAAACGTGTCGCCAATGCGCTACTCAGTGTTGCTGAGAAAAGTGGTATCGATATGAATGCCGTCAATTCGTGTTCAATTGATGTGACAAGGGATGGTTTGGCATCAATCGCAGGCACTGCAAATGAAACAGTTTCCCGCATGCTTTCAGATTTTAAAGAAGAAAAATTGATATCGAAAGAGAAAGGTAAAATATATATCAATTCAATCAAGAACCTTCGGGATGTGAAACAGTAGGTAAAGAAACGGAGATTAAAATAATATGTTAAAGGCGTGTTCAGTTTTTCTGAACACGCCTTTTTTTTAAAAGACCAAGTTGTTGCTCAGAATGAAGTTTTATAGCCAGCTGCTATAGGCAGAGGCATTTGCGAATTGTGATAAAGATCATTTTAAGGTGTGGTACTGTATCATGGTTTTGCGCTTATGGATGATTTACTTTTGTTCTTAGGATAAACCTTAATTGGTGATTGTAGAATCAGGATGAAAGTAGTAGTATATAATGTAAGATCATTTGAAAAAGAGTTTTGGGCACTGGCGAATGCCAAACAACATGATTTGACTTTGATTTCAAATGGATTAAATGCGGAAACACAGAACTACGCGCGTGGAAAGGATGCGGTAGTGATTTCCGTGAGCGATATTTTGGACGAGAGTATGCTACTTAATTTAAAAGAATTAGGGATCAATAAGATTATGACCAGAAGTAAGGATACTACTCATATTGATCTGGCAAAGGCTGGAGATCTGAATATACAGATTGCCAATGCCCCTTTTGAAGATCAGAGTCCCAAAGGATTGGCTGAGCAAACTGTTCGGAATCTTAACCTATGGGGGATAGAAAAATGTGTGGGAAAAGCCTGTTGTTGTTTAGACGACTGTGCTAAAAAACTAAAATAAAATGACGACAACGCAGGTTAAAATGGAAGAATTGGTGCGGAAATATAACGTAGCGGCACCGCGCTATACAAGTTATCCGACTGTTCCTTTTTGGGATAACACAACATTTTCTAGCGAAGCTTGGACAGCCCAAGTGTACCAGACATTTCAGCAGTCAAAAGAAAAGGGGATTAGTTTATATATCCATCTTCCATTTTGTGAAAGCCTATGTACCTATTGCGGGTGTAATACCCGTATCACAAAAAATCATCGTGTTGAAGAGCCCTATATCGCATCGCTTTTGAAGGAATGGGAAATGTATGTCGCTCTATTTAATGGTGAAAGGCCAATGCTGGCAGAGATACATTTGGGAGGAGGGACACCGACATTTTTTCACCCGGATAATCTGAAGATGCTTATCGAAGGTATTCTCAAAGATGCAGATGTGGCCCCAAACAGTTCATTCTCCTTTGAAGCGCATCCTGCCAACACGACAGTCACTCATTTAGAAACTTTATTTGATTTGGGATTCCGCAGGCTAAGTTTGGGTATACAGGATTTTGATCCTCTTGTCCAGTTTGTGATTAACAGACAACAAACATTGGAAGAAGTGGAATTGGTTATGTTGAATGCTCGAAAAATTGGATTTGACTCCATTAACTTCGATTTGATCTATGGATTGCCTAAACAAACACAGTATACGGTGGAAGATACAATACAAAAAGCAATGCAGCTAAGCCCCGATCGAATTTCCTTTTATAGCTATGCGCATGTGCCATGGATAAAACCTGGGCAACGGCATTATACCGAAGCTGACTTGCCCAGTGGTGCTGCCAAATTAGCCCTCTATAATCTTGGGAAAAAAATGATTTTGGCACATGGTTATGAAGATGTCGGTATGGATCATTTTGCGAAAAAAGAAGACGCGTTATTTGTTGCCTTTCAACAGGAAAGGTTGCACCGTAATTTTATGGGCTATGCCGATCGGTTTAGTCCCTTGCTCATCGGTATTGGGGTTTCTTCGATCAGCGACGCCTGGGGTGCATTTGCTCAAAACGTAAAGACGGTTGAGGAATATCATAAGCTCATTGAAGCAGGCGAGTTGCCCGTTGTAAAGGGGCATTTACTCAATGAGGAGGACCTTATTGTAAGACGTTATATATTAGATATGATGTGCAAAGGTAAAGTGCAGTTGCAGGAGGGGGAGCCGTTAAACAGACAAATTAAAGAGGAATTATCCGAGCTCGTAGCAGACGGTTTGGTAGTGATAACGGGCGACCTTATAGCGTGTACTGTTGTCGGTCGATCTTTTTTAAGAAATATCTGCATGGCTTTCGACCAGCGATTATTGCGCTCAAGGACACAAAATCAATTATTTAGTCAAGCAATTTAGAACAAAGGTATGGCGGAGCTCAAGGAAGAACTACAACTGGCAGAAAAATGTTTTCATTGCGGTGATAAAATAGAAGAGACGGGCTATCGGCTAGATCATCATGACTTTTGCTGCCTGGGATGTCAGACTGTATATCAGGTGTTGAACGATAGTGGCATGCAACAATATTATCGCTATAATCAGCACCCTGGTAAGTCGAACAAATCGAAGCACGAAGATTTTTCTTATCTGGATGAACCACAAATTGCCAGTAAATTAGTGGATTATAAAGATGATAAGATGACCATCATCACTTTTTATATTCCAGCTATTCACTGTAGCTCCTGTATCTGGTTGCTGGAAAATTTATATAAACTTAATCCCAGTGTACTGCAGTCTCGCGTGGACTTTATGAAGAAACAGGCGAGCATTACATTCAACCACAACGAGCTGCCATTGAAAGATCTTGTTTATCTCCTGGTCAATATCGGTTATGATCCTAAAATCACCTTGCAGGATGTTGTGAAGGAAGGGAATCGAAACAATCTGAATCCTTTGGTCGCAAAAATTGCTGTTGCCGGTTTCTGTTTTGGAAACTCAATGCTATTCAGCTTTCCCGATTATTTTGGAATGGGGAGTTTTGAAAGAGAATATGCCAATTTCTTTGGTTACATCAACCTCGCTTTTGGTATTCCAGTGTTATTGTATTGTGCATCGGACTATTTTAAATCGGCTTACCTGAGCTTGAAACAAAAACGTTTGAATCTGGATGTGCCGTTGGCACTCGGGATTCTTGTACTATTTGTGCGTTCTGCTTTTGAAGTGATAACACAGACGGGCGCAGGTTTTACAGATACACTCTGTAGTCTTGTATTCTTTATATTGATCGGAAAATGGGTACAACAACGGACATATTACCATATTTCGTTTGAACGGGATTATCGTAGTTATTTTCCTGTTGCAGTAACCGTATTGACCGAGTCTGGTGACAAACCTGTACAACTGGCCGATGTGCATATCGGTGACCGTATTTTAGTTCGGAACAATGAAATTATACCAGCAGATGCCATGCTTTTAAAAGGGGATGCTGCAATCGATTTTAGTTTTGTGACCGGAGAATCAAGCCCGATGAGCAAAACCTTGGGTGAAATTATCTATGCAGGCGGACGTCAGATCGGCGAAGCGATAGAACTTGAAGTCGTTAAACCTATTTCACAATCGTATTTGACGAAATTGTGGAATAACGATAATTATAAAGATTATGACAAGCATTTTCAGACTTTTGTCAACTTTATAAGTAAATATTTTACTGTTGTTTTATTAGCTATTGCACTATTGGCAGCACTATTTTGGGTTGTTGGTGGAGATGCAAGCAGGGCTTGGGGAGCTTTTACGGCGGTATTGATTATCGCATGTCCATGTGCGTTGGCGTTGAGCTCTCCATTTACCCTTTCTGCGGCTTTAAGTGTATTTGATCGAAATAAATTCTATGTAAAAAATACCGCTGCCATTGAACAAATGGCAACGATTGATACCTTAGTGTTCGATAAGACAGGTACAATATCATCACCCAAGGCAACCTCAATTTATTTCGAAGGTAGCCTTTCAGCAGTCGACAAAGAGGTGCTGAATGCTGTTTGTAGAAATTCCAGCCATCCATTGAGCCGCGAAATTGTCAAGTGGCTCAACGTCTCTTCTATTAGTGCAGTACAGAAATTTAA encodes the following:
- a CDS encoding lactate dehydrogenase, which translates into the protein MKVVVYNVRSFEKEFWALANAKQHDLTLISNGLNAETQNYARGKDAVVISVSDILDESMLLNLKELGINKIMTRSKDTTHIDLAKAGDLNIQIANAPFEDQSPKGLAEQTVRNLNLWGIEKCVGKACCCLDDCAKKLK
- a CDS encoding response regulator, with product MRSKKTILIIEDNIDIREGTTEILELTGRYDVITAENGRIGVDLATKHIPDLILCDIMMPELDGYGVLFMLSKIESTAKIPFIFLTAKAERADMRKAMEMGADDYLTKPFDDVELMNAIDVRLKRHEQLAADIPQEGDFSLNAEEQVLLLQELIVNSRVKTVKKKQSIYEKDDSPTYVYYVKSGQVRSFKSYKDGRELSTGIFIAGNYFGYASILLNDNYEDYAEAVEPSEIVLIPKDSFLELLWKKPAIASKFIKLLSVDLREKEEQLLGFAYHSVRKRVANALLSVAEKSGIDMNAVNSCSIDVTRDGLASIAGTANETVSRMLSDFKEEKLISKEKGKIYINSIKNLRDVKQ
- a CDS encoding PAS domain S-box protein, which gives rise to MESGRLLAAIIDHAIDGIITIDNRGNVESINPAALELFGYQSEEVIGHNVSMLMPEPDRGNHDTYIHNYQTTGHKKIIGIGREVMGLKKSGETFPFRLAVSEVWLKDKNIFTGFIHDLTREKAAEDMLRQHAVELENKVSERTSDLISLVSELEKAKAEVSKSLEKEIELSQLKSRFVSMASHEFRTPLSSVQLSASLIEKYAERPDDKVNIIKHTNRIKGAVQLLTSILNDFLSLEKLETGIVVVNKQYINLVELAEEITEEMQLICKKNQHIVYQHTGEIGQFTLDSNLLKNALVNLISNAIKYSGEDTLIEFTTCIDEEGCLISVKDNGIGIPEEDQVHLFEPFFRAHNTGNIPGTGLGLNIVKRYIELMEGQMEFESEVHKGTSFRVSFR
- a CDS encoding heavy metal translocating P-type ATPase, with protein sequence MAELKEELQLAEKCFHCGDKIEETGYRLDHHDFCCLGCQTVYQVLNDSGMQQYYRYNQHPGKSNKSKHEDFSYLDEPQIASKLVDYKDDKMTIITFYIPAIHCSSCIWLLENLYKLNPSVLQSRVDFMKKQASITFNHNELPLKDLVYLLVNIGYDPKITLQDVVKEGNRNNLNPLVAKIAVAGFCFGNSMLFSFPDYFGMGSFEREYANFFGYINLAFGIPVLLYCASDYFKSAYLSLKQKRLNLDVPLALGILVLFVRSAFEVITQTGAGFTDTLCSLVFFILIGKWVQQRTYYHISFERDYRSYFPVAVTVLTESGDKPVQLADVHIGDRILVRNNEIIPADAMLLKGDAAIDFSFVTGESSPMSKTLGEIIYAGGRQIGEAIELEVVKPISQSYLTKLWNNDNYKDYDKHFQTFVNFISKYFTVVLLAIALLAALFWVVGGDASRAWGAFTAVLIIACPCALALSSPFTLSAALSVFDRNKFYVKNTAAIEQMATIDTLVFDKTGTISSPKATSIYFEGSLSAVDKEVLNAVCRNSSHPLSREIVKWLNVSSISAVQKFKEFPGKGMQAKVNGNEVRIGSGGFLDIGHIKTDGSVVFVRIGGELRGYFTMEQSWRDGLSALIEDFKINYNLHLISGDNDRRLDALQLIFPSNASLLFNQSPMEKLETIQNFQEVGKHVCMIGDGLNDAGALRKANLGIAVSDDINNFSPGCDAILDGESFSKLPDFFAFSKDAVKVIHMSFGISLLYNVIGLSFAVQGIMSPLFAAILMPISTVTIISFTSLMTRWYAKRRKL
- the ettA gene encoding energy-dependent translational throttle protein EttA encodes the protein MSDEKIIFSMAGVNKIYPPQKQVLKNIYLSFFYGAKIGVIGLNGSGKSSLLKIIAGLDKSYQGEVVFSPGYSVGYLAQEPQLDLEKTVLEVVQEGVAEITAILQEYEDINEKFGLPEVYENADEMDRLLTRQGELQDKIDATNAWEIDSKLERAMDALRCPEPDAKIVNLSGGERRRVALCRLLLQEPDVLLLDEPTNHLDAESIDWLEQHLKQYKGTVIAVTHDRYFLDNVAGWILELDRGEGIPWKGNYSSWLDQKAKRLAQEEKQETKRQKTLERELEWVRMAPKARHAKSKARLHNYEKLASEETKEREEKLELFIPPGPRLGNSVIEATNISKAYGDRILFENLSFMLPPAGIVGIIGPNGAGKTTLFRLITGQETPDTGSFKVGETVKLGYVDQMHHDLDPEKSVWENITGGSDNMMLGNRPVNSRAYVSKFNFNGADQQKKVGVLSGGERNRVHLAITLKEGSNVLLLDEPTNDIDVNTLRALEEGLENFGGCAVVISHDRWFLDRICTHILAFEGDSQVYFFEGNYTEYEENRKKRIGDVTPHRIKYKKLVK
- the hemN gene encoding oxygen-independent coproporphyrinogen III oxidase, which encodes MTTTQVKMEELVRKYNVAAPRYTSYPTVPFWDNTTFSSEAWTAQVYQTFQQSKEKGISLYIHLPFCESLCTYCGCNTRITKNHRVEEPYIASLLKEWEMYVALFNGERPMLAEIHLGGGTPTFFHPDNLKMLIEGILKDADVAPNSSFSFEAHPANTTVTHLETLFDLGFRRLSLGIQDFDPLVQFVINRQQTLEEVELVMLNARKIGFDSINFDLIYGLPKQTQYTVEDTIQKAMQLSPDRISFYSYAHVPWIKPGQRHYTEADLPSGAAKLALYNLGKKMILAHGYEDVGMDHFAKKEDALFVAFQQERLHRNFMGYADRFSPLLIGIGVSSISDAWGAFAQNVKTVEEYHKLIEAGELPVVKGHLLNEEDLIVRRYILDMMCKGKVQLQEGEPLNRQIKEELSELVADGLVVITGDLIACTVVGRSFLRNICMAFDQRLLRSRTQNQLFSQAI
- a CDS encoding ATP-dependent Clp protease ATP-binding subunit, yielding MEAKFSPRVKDVISYSREEALRLRHDYIGTEHLLLGLIREGDGMAIKILKNIGIDTTALRQSVEDAVKGASVSRAPIGNMPLTKQAEKVLKITYLEAKIFKSDIIGTEHLLLAILRDEDNIASQILQQYNVTYDIFKSEVEQNRTTIKDEAPGSPTGDDDFAEDDQYIQPKKVSDIKSKTPVLDNFGRDLTKAAEEGKLDPIVGREKEIERVSQILSRRKKNNPLLIGEPGVGKSAIAEGLALRIVQRKVSRVLFNKRVVTLDLASLVAGTKYRGQFEERMKAVMNELEKSPDVILFIDEIHTIVGAGGASGSLDASNMFKPALARGEIQCIGATTLDEYRQYIEKDGALDRRFQRVTIEPATHDETVEILNRIKEKYEDHHNVTYTPEAIEACVSLTTRYITDRFLPDKAIDALDEAGSRVHLNNIHVPQSIIDIENKIEEVKLEKNKVVRSQKYEEAAKLRDTEKKLIEELEKEKIAWEEETKSKRYTVSEENVAEVVAMMTGIPVQRVSQSDGQKLLNMAELMKGRIIGQDDAVGKLVKAIQRTRAGLKDPKKPIGSFIFLGPTGVGKTELAKELARFMFDTEDALIQIDMSEYMEKFAVSRLVGAPPGYVGYEEGGQLTEKVRRKPYAVVLLDEIEKAHPDVFNLLLQVLDEGQLTDSLGRKVDFRNTIIIMTSNIGARQLKEFGQGVGFTTAAKSQQSDAHSRGVIETALKRAFAPEFLNRIDDVIVFNSLTKENIFKIIDIELKSLFKRIADLGYTINLTDEAKDFIADKGYDSNFGARPLKRAIQKYLEDPIAEEILKGTVQTGSVLTVSINPETKDIEVSSSDSKSSKDTAEK